In one Tessaracoccus palaemonis genomic region, the following are encoded:
- the glpK gene encoding glycerol kinase GlpK: MAEKKYVLAVDQGTTSSRAIIFDHKGTIVATGQKEHEQIFPRAGWVEHNPIEVWDNVRAVVGEALANGSMNKHEIHAVGITNQRETTVVWDKNTGEPVYNAIVWQDTRTGKIVEELGGEVGQDKYKDRVGLPLATYFCGPKVKWILDNVEGARERAEAGDLIMGTMDTWVLWNMTGGVNGGVHVTDVTNASRTMLMDLKTLDWDPEIAADMTIPMSMLPEIRSSAETYGVGREQGLLAGVPIAGILGDQQAATFGQACFEPGMAKNTYGTGNFMLMNTGTDIVPSKNGLLTTVCYKIGDQAPIYALEGSIAVTGSLVQWLRDNLRMFDSAPEVETLAATVEDNGGAYFVPAFSGLFAPYWRADARGAIVGLTRYVNRGHIARAVLEATAYQSREVLDAMEADSGVKLAELKVDGGMTANETLMQFQADQLGVDVVRPVVAETTALGAAYAAGIATGFWGGEQDVIDNWAEAKRWSPTMEEGERARLYRQWKKAVTRTFDWVDEDSNE; this comes from the coding sequence ATGGCTGAGAAGAAGTACGTTCTGGCGGTCGATCAGGGAACCACGAGCTCCCGCGCCATCATCTTCGATCACAAGGGCACCATTGTCGCGACGGGTCAGAAGGAGCACGAGCAGATCTTCCCGCGCGCCGGCTGGGTCGAGCACAACCCGATCGAGGTCTGGGACAACGTCCGCGCGGTCGTCGGCGAGGCTCTCGCCAACGGCTCGATGAACAAGCACGAGATCCACGCGGTCGGCATCACCAACCAGCGCGAGACCACCGTCGTCTGGGACAAGAACACCGGTGAGCCCGTCTACAACGCCATCGTCTGGCAGGACACCCGCACCGGCAAGATCGTCGAGGAGCTCGGCGGCGAGGTCGGCCAGGACAAGTACAAGGACCGCGTCGGTCTGCCTCTGGCGACCTACTTCTGTGGCCCCAAGGTCAAGTGGATCCTCGACAACGTCGAGGGCGCCCGCGAGCGCGCCGAGGCCGGCGACCTCATCATGGGCACCATGGACACCTGGGTCCTGTGGAACATGACCGGTGGTGTCAACGGCGGCGTCCACGTCACCGACGTGACCAACGCCTCCCGCACCATGCTCATGGACCTCAAGACCCTCGACTGGGATCCCGAGATCGCCGCGGACATGACCATCCCGATGTCGATGCTGCCGGAGATCCGCAGCTCGGCGGAGACCTACGGCGTCGGCCGTGAGCAGGGCCTCCTCGCGGGTGTCCCGATCGCCGGCATCCTGGGCGACCAGCAGGCCGCGACCTTCGGTCAGGCCTGCTTCGAGCCCGGCATGGCGAAGAACACCTACGGCACCGGCAACTTCATGCTGATGAACACCGGCACGGACATCGTCCCGTCGAAGAACGGCCTCCTGACCACCGTCTGCTACAAGATCGGCGACCAGGCTCCCATCTACGCCCTCGAGGGTTCGATCGCCGTCACCGGATCGCTGGTCCAGTGGCTGCGCGACAACCTGCGCATGTTCGACTCCGCTCCCGAGGTCGAGACCCTGGCCGCCACGGTCGAGGACAACGGCGGCGCGTACTTCGTGCCCGCGTTCTCCGGCCTGTTCGCCCCGTACTGGCGTGCAGACGCCCGCGGCGCGATCGTCGGCCTGACCCGTTACGTCAACCGTGGCCACATCGCCCGCGCCGTCCTGGAGGCCACCGCCTACCAGAGCCGTGAGGTGCTGGACGCGATGGAGGCCGACTCGGGCGTCAAGCTGGCCGAACTCAAGGTCGACGGCGGCATGACCGCCAACGAGACCCTGATGCAGTTCCAGGCCGACCAGCTGGGTGTGGACGTCGTCCGCCCGGTCGTCGCCGAGACCACCGCGCTGGGCGCCGCGTACGCGGCCGGCATCGCGACCGGCTTCTGGGGCGGCGAGCAGGACGTCATCGACAACTGGGCCGAGGCCAAGCGCTGGAGCCCGACGATGGAGGAGGGCGAGCGCGCCCGCCTCTACCGCCAGTGGAAGAAGGCGGTCACCCGCACCTTCGACTGGGTCGACGAGGACAGCAACGAGTGA
- a CDS encoding YhgE/Pip domain-containing protein, producing MPDLDRNNPLTLARFEIKRFRGPLPRLALAFILLIPMLYGCIYLAGNWDPYGRLDNVPVAIVNHDEPTTFNGKDIHAGQDFVDSLHDAGTFKFTDTTEQEAADGLARGDYYLVITVPKSFSVDLTSGDSDNPQRAQIMLRRNDANGFVIGTITNSAQTSIAKAIDETAVKSYFEAVFANLATIRESLVEAADGAQQLDDGLATAHDGSTKLADGAKDAVTGADKLNTGAAQLATGASTASDGASTLTSGLGDLNDGASRLADGSKQVADGTQTLADTLDPVLTLAADRLPDIQDAVTGAADAAADLSNTVATGSSSIADVSGDISDAVDQLGADNPGLSSDANYKELQRLADTLANRADTAADHATTIADAVNDADKALDNAGDLSAKASEAQSKIDQLNDGAQQVADGASDLSDGASQAYSGAKTLNSGLGDLDAGAQKLATGTDTLTDGLHTLSDGATSLDDGIAQLADGAETLATGLSSGVKQIPVLTDDEETDAVSVLSAPVDVSMTVDNPATYYGRGLAPMFFSIALWVMGISAFFLVRPITGRILASRGSNLRVGVTAWLTLGALSVVASWIMLAVAWIGLGLDPIHPWLTILLVTLVALAFSAVAHLMRTSFGLVATAVMLVLLILQLSSAGGTYPPELLPPLFSTIGHFMPMTYTIDAFRIAISGGLMTKFLRDIALLLVLFGSCIGLLMLVVHRRRRFSMTDLHPPFD from the coding sequence ATGCCTGACCTGGACCGCAACAACCCGCTCACGCTGGCCCGCTTCGAGATCAAGCGCTTCCGCGGCCCGCTGCCGCGTCTCGCCCTGGCCTTCATCCTGCTCATCCCGATGCTCTACGGCTGCATCTACCTGGCCGGGAACTGGGACCCCTACGGCAGGCTCGACAACGTCCCTGTCGCGATCGTGAACCACGACGAGCCCACCACCTTCAACGGCAAGGACATCCACGCGGGCCAGGACTTCGTCGACTCGCTGCACGACGCGGGGACCTTCAAGTTCACCGACACCACCGAGCAGGAGGCGGCCGACGGCCTCGCCCGGGGAGACTACTACCTGGTCATCACGGTGCCCAAGAGCTTCTCCGTGGACCTGACAAGCGGCGACAGCGACAACCCGCAGCGGGCCCAGATCATGCTGCGCCGCAACGACGCCAACGGCTTCGTCATCGGCACCATCACCAACTCGGCCCAGACCTCCATCGCGAAGGCCATCGACGAGACCGCCGTGAAGAGCTACTTCGAGGCTGTCTTCGCCAACCTTGCGACGATCCGGGAGTCGCTCGTCGAGGCCGCCGACGGGGCACAGCAGCTCGACGACGGGCTCGCGACGGCGCACGACGGCAGTACGAAGCTGGCCGACGGCGCCAAGGACGCCGTCACCGGTGCCGACAAGCTCAATACCGGCGCGGCCCAACTCGCGACCGGCGCCTCCACCGCCTCAGACGGCGCATCCACGCTCACGAGCGGCCTGGGGGACCTCAACGACGGCGCCAGCCGTCTCGCCGACGGGTCGAAGCAGGTGGCAGACGGGACCCAGACGCTCGCCGACACGCTCGACCCCGTCCTGACCCTGGCCGCCGACCGACTGCCCGACATCCAGGATGCCGTGACCGGTGCGGCCGATGCCGCGGCAGATCTGAGCAACACCGTCGCGACGGGGTCGTCCAGCATCGCCGACGTCTCTGGCGACATCAGCGACGCCGTCGACCAGCTCGGCGCCGACAATCCCGGCCTCTCTTCCGACGCCAACTACAAGGAACTCCAGAGGCTCGCGGACACTCTCGCCAATCGCGCCGACACGGCCGCCGACCACGCGACGACCATCGCGGACGCCGTCAACGACGCCGACAAGGCACTCGACAACGCCGGCGACCTGTCGGCCAAGGCATCCGAAGCCCAGAGCAAGATCGACCAGCTCAACGACGGTGCGCAGCAGGTTGCCGACGGCGCCTCAGACCTGTCCGACGGCGCCTCCCAGGCCTACTCCGGGGCCAAGACCCTGAACAGCGGTCTGGGCGACCTCGACGCCGGCGCGCAGAAACTCGCCACGGGCACCGACACCCTGACCGACGGCCTCCACACGCTGAGCGACGGCGCGACCTCGCTCGACGACGGCATCGCGCAGCTGGCCGACGGCGCCGAAACCCTGGCGACCGGGCTCAGTTCCGGGGTCAAGCAGATCCCGGTTCTGACCGACGACGAGGAGACCGACGCCGTCAGCGTGCTGTCGGCCCCCGTGGACGTCAGCATGACGGTCGACAACCCCGCCACCTACTACGGCCGCGGCCTGGCGCCGATGTTCTTCTCCATCGCGCTGTGGGTGATGGGCATCTCCGCGTTCTTCCTCGTCCGCCCCATCACGGGCCGCATCCTGGCCAGCCGCGGCAGCAACCTCCGCGTGGGGGTGACCGCCTGGCTGACCCTCGGTGCGTTGTCGGTGGTGGCCAGCTGGATCATGCTCGCGGTCGCCTGGATCGGGCTGGGTCTCGACCCCATCCACCCCTGGTTGACGATCCTGCTCGTCACGCTCGTCGCGCTGGCCTTCTCCGCCGTCGCGCACCTGATGAGAACGTCCTTCGGCCTCGTCGCGACCGCCGTGATGCTGGTCCTGCTGATCCTGCAGCTGTCGTCGGCCGGCGGCACCTATCCCCCGGAACTCCTGCCGCCGCTGTTCTCGACCATCGGACACTTCATGCCGATGACCTACACCATCGACGCGTTCCGCATCGCCATCTCCGGTGGCCTGATGACGAAGTTCCTGCGCGACATCGCGCTGCTGCTCGTGCTCTTCGGCTCGTGCATCGGCCTGCTGATGCTGGTGGTGCACCGTCGCCGTCGGTTCTCCATGACGGATCTGCACCCGCCCTTCGACTGA
- a CDS encoding ATP-binding cassette domain-containing protein codes for MTGTHGEPLLTATSLTVHTPAGEVFRPIDIHIPAGAVVAVVGDPDSGKSSLLLALTGRMRGVRGELKVDGVDGIAHPGRIRRLTSVARIDELVVPEGSLSIEDCITERGLADACPARARLANYLHTAGVLGLKAQLTTLYRQLTPADQTRAAIAFATIQPPKIVVLDDFDHGATLADQEQLWNGLLALAAEGITVIAATTERTTIPPEAMTIEMEAHHA; via the coding sequence GTGACTGGAACACATGGCGAGCCCCTGCTCACGGCCACCTCTCTGACGGTGCATACGCCGGCCGGCGAGGTCTTCAGGCCGATCGACATCCACATCCCGGCGGGAGCCGTCGTGGCCGTCGTCGGCGATCCCGACTCCGGCAAGTCGTCACTCCTACTGGCGCTGACGGGCCGCATGCGAGGTGTCCGGGGAGAACTGAAAGTCGACGGGGTCGACGGGATCGCCCACCCGGGTCGGATCCGACGACTCACGTCGGTCGCCAGGATCGACGAGCTGGTCGTTCCCGAGGGGTCCCTGTCGATCGAGGACTGCATCACCGAGCGTGGGCTCGCCGACGCCTGCCCGGCCAGGGCGAGGCTCGCGAACTACCTCCACACCGCAGGCGTGCTCGGCCTCAAGGCACAGCTCACGACGCTGTACCGCCAGCTCACCCCAGCGGACCAGACCCGCGCGGCCATTGCCTTCGCAACCATCCAGCCGCCGAAGATCGTGGTCCTCGACGACTTCGACCACGGCGCGACGCTGGCCGACCAGGAGCAGCTGTGGAACGGCCTGCTCGCCCTCGCCGCGGAGGGGATCACCGTGATCGCCGCAACCACCGAGCGGACGACGATTCCCCCCGAGGCCATGACCATCGAGATGGAGGCGCATCATGCCTGA
- a CDS encoding TetR/AcrR family transcriptional regulator, whose amino-acid sequence MDVPSTLGLRARNKAAKRAAISRAAAELFAAHGYAGTTTQQVARAADVAEGTVFRYASSKPELLLMVINEHLRPLVESASDLPDGAAPDEAVLGILDPIIDLAHDQPDNAAPFLREVLFGEDGPQRSESLEIVAELRGRIAAVVAPYGGRGDGVDVEVGPRNVQGSRSFGGRFEGVGVEVGPQPVQGSRPLGGQFEGMGLEEVASWLFSTVVTELLREVVGLGSSDPRAVLRARVRVLLRGLGIPVGP is encoded by the coding sequence ATGGACGTCCCCAGCACCCTCGGTCTCCGGGCCCGCAACAAGGCCGCGAAGCGCGCCGCCATCTCGCGGGCAGCGGCCGAACTGTTCGCCGCCCACGGGTACGCGGGCACGACGACGCAGCAGGTGGCCCGTGCGGCCGACGTCGCCGAGGGGACCGTGTTCAGGTACGCGAGCTCGAAGCCCGAGCTGCTGCTGATGGTGATCAATGAGCATCTCCGGCCGCTCGTGGAGTCTGCCTCCGACCTGCCCGACGGGGCCGCCCCCGACGAGGCGGTGCTCGGCATCCTCGATCCGATCATCGACCTGGCCCACGACCAGCCCGACAACGCGGCCCCCTTCCTACGGGAGGTGCTGTTCGGGGAGGACGGCCCGCAGCGCTCCGAGTCACTCGAGATCGTCGCGGAGCTGCGGGGACGGATCGCGGCCGTCGTCGCCCCCTACGGGGGGCGGGGCGATGGCGTCGACGTCGAGGTCGGCCCGCGTAATGTCCAGGGTTCTCGCTCCTTCGGGGGGCGGTTCGAGGGCGTGGGCGTTGAGGTGGGCCCGCAACCGGTCCAGGGTTCTCGCCCCCTCGGGGGGCAGTTCGAGGGCATGGGCCTCGAGGAGGTGGCGAGCTGGCTCTTCTCGACGGTGGTGACGGAGCTGTTGCGCGAGGTCGTCGGCCTCGGCTCGTCCGACCCCCGGGCCGTCCTCCGGGCCCGTGTCCGGGTGTTGCTTCGCGGGCTCGGCATCCCCGTCGGCCCCTGA
- a CDS encoding ATP-dependent DNA ligase, with amino-acid sequence MAGEAGRRELTLHVDGAQTRDVRLTSPDKVLWPDADGGPVTKGELARYLVAVSGEFLRLAGDRPMTLQRFPDGVGGEEFFAKRPPRGAPDYLRTVTCTYPSGRRHDQLVFDEPAALAWAAQLGTITFHPWPVRTANLDNPDELRIDLDPQPGRGFADAVTAALTLRDLMAELGLKAFAKTSGNRGVHVYARIRPDHEFQQVRHAVIGIARELERRLPDLVTSSWWKEERGERVFVDFNQANRDRTIAAAYSPRPLPAATVSTPLAWKELPDADPRQFTVRTVPALLERRPCPWSDIDDEVGDITAALGLWEADLERGLGELNFPPDYPKMPGEPPRVPPSRRKADRADEEYMPPKAERDAQWGTAIHPPFGPMLAKPVKKLPKGEYLFEPKWDGFRAIIWRSGDQVEIGSRNSRPMTRYFPELVEAVIASFPDHSVIDGEIVMIDPTTGDRLNFDALQQRIHPAASRIAKLSASMPATFVAFDMLALGQENLAERPFAERRAALEKALADAKPPVFLTRATRDEALAMEWFSSFEGAGLDGVIAKPLGEPYAEDKRVMYKLKHERTADCVVAGYRLYRDEPGVIGSLLLGLYTVDGNLNSVGVIGAFPMERRRELFEELQPLVTDFEGHPWAWAAPEPESPDNRDQPVPRTPSAAAHSRWNAKKDLSFTPLRPERVVEVRFDHMEGDRFRHTAQFVRWREDREPGSCTYEQLEEPLSYDLADVLGT; translated from the coding sequence ATGGCTGGGGAGGCTGGGAGAAGAGAACTGACCCTGCACGTCGACGGGGCGCAGACCCGCGACGTGCGGCTGACGAGCCCTGACAAGGTGCTCTGGCCCGACGCGGACGGTGGTCCGGTGACCAAAGGGGAGCTGGCCCGCTACCTCGTGGCCGTCTCGGGGGAGTTCCTGCGGCTCGCCGGGGACCGCCCGATGACGCTGCAGCGTTTCCCCGACGGGGTCGGGGGCGAGGAGTTCTTCGCGAAGCGGCCCCCGCGCGGCGCGCCCGACTACCTCCGCACCGTCACCTGCACCTATCCCTCCGGCCGACGACACGACCAGCTCGTGTTCGACGAGCCCGCCGCGCTCGCCTGGGCCGCCCAACTCGGCACCATCACGTTCCACCCGTGGCCGGTGCGCACCGCGAACCTCGACAACCCCGACGAGCTGCGCATCGACCTCGATCCGCAGCCCGGCCGAGGATTCGCCGACGCCGTGACCGCGGCACTGACGCTCCGCGACCTGATGGCCGAGCTCGGGCTGAAGGCCTTCGCCAAGACCTCCGGAAACCGCGGCGTCCATGTCTACGCGCGCATCCGGCCCGACCACGAGTTCCAGCAGGTGCGCCACGCGGTGATCGGCATCGCACGCGAGCTGGAACGCCGACTCCCGGACCTTGTCACATCGTCATGGTGGAAGGAGGAGCGCGGCGAGCGGGTGTTCGTCGACTTCAACCAGGCCAACCGTGACCGCACCATCGCCGCCGCCTACTCACCCCGTCCCCTGCCCGCCGCCACGGTGTCGACCCCGCTGGCCTGGAAGGAGCTGCCCGACGCCGACCCGCGCCAGTTCACCGTCCGGACCGTTCCCGCGCTGCTGGAGCGACGACCCTGCCCATGGTCGGACATCGACGACGAGGTGGGTGACATCACGGCCGCCCTCGGGCTCTGGGAGGCCGACCTGGAGCGCGGCCTCGGCGAGCTGAACTTCCCTCCCGACTACCCCAAGATGCCCGGCGAGCCGCCGCGGGTCCCGCCGAGCCGCCGCAAGGCCGACCGCGCCGACGAGGAGTACATGCCACCGAAGGCCGAGCGCGACGCGCAGTGGGGCACGGCCATCCACCCGCCGTTCGGCCCGATGCTGGCCAAGCCCGTGAAGAAGCTCCCCAAGGGCGAGTACCTCTTCGAGCCCAAGTGGGACGGCTTCCGCGCGATCATCTGGCGGTCGGGGGACCAGGTGGAGATCGGGTCGCGCAACTCGCGCCCGATGACCCGCTACTTCCCGGAACTCGTCGAGGCGGTGATCGCGAGCTTCCCCGACCACAGCGTCATCGACGGTGAGATCGTCATGATCGACCCCACCACCGGCGACCGCCTCAACTTCGACGCCCTCCAGCAGCGCATCCACCCGGCCGCGTCGCGGATCGCCAAACTGAGCGCCTCCATGCCCGCGACCTTCGTCGCCTTCGACATGCTCGCTCTCGGCCAGGAGAACCTGGCCGAGCGCCCCTTCGCCGAGCGGCGCGCCGCGCTCGAGAAGGCACTCGCCGACGCGAAGCCACCCGTCTTCCTCACCCGCGCCACGCGAGACGAGGCCCTCGCGATGGAGTGGTTCTCGTCGTTCGAGGGCGCCGGACTCGACGGTGTGATCGCCAAGCCGCTGGGGGAGCCGTACGCCGAGGACAAGCGCGTGATGTACAAGCTCAAGCACGAGCGGACAGCCGACTGCGTCGTCGCCGGCTACCGGCTGTACCGCGACGAGCCGGGGGTCATCGGGTCGCTGCTGCTCGGCCTCTACACGGTCGACGGGAACCTCAATTCCGTCGGCGTCATCGGAGCGTTCCCGATGGAGCGCCGTCGGGAGCTGTTCGAGGAGCTGCAGCCGCTGGTCACCGACTTCGAGGGTCACCCCTGGGCGTGGGCCGCACCCGAACCCGAGTCGCCCGACAATCGCGACCAGCCCGTGCCACGGACACCGTCGGCAGCCGCGCACTCCCGCTGGAACGCGAAGAAGGACCTGTCGTTCACACCGCTTCGACCCGAGCGCGTCGTAGAGGTGCGGTTCGACCACATGGAGGGCGACCGGTTCCGCCACACGGCGCAGTTCGTGCGGTGGCGTGAGGATCGCGAGCCGGGGTCGTGCACCTATGAGCAGCTGGAGGAGCCCCTCAGCTACGACCTGGCCGACGTGCTCGGCACCTGA